Below is a genomic region from Bradyrhizobium sp. 1(2017).
CTCCAGCATGGCCTGCTTCTCGGCGGGGCCATAGGGCGACATCATCGCCAGCGCGTTGACCAGCGCCTCGTTGGGCGCGCTCTCGACGCCTTCCCAGTCGACCTTGAGATTGTTGGCTTTCAAAAAATCCGCCAGCACCACGAGCAGCGCTTCGCGATCGACCTCGTCCTCGCCCATGCGCGCGGTGAAATCGTCGACGAAGGTGAAGAAATCCACCTTGCACTGCCGGTAAGCGGTGAGCACCTCGAGCTCCTCGACCACCTTGAAGCGCGAGACGCCGGTGAGCTCGAGGATGTAGCGGCCGTCGCCGGACTCGGCGAGCTGGGTGATGCGGCCGACGCAGCCGACGCGAAACAGCGCCGGCTTGTCGGAATTCTTCGGCGAATGCGCGACATCGGGCTGGATCATGCCGATCAGGCGATGGCCGTCGCGGAGGGAATCGTCGACCATCGAAAGGTAACGCGGCTCGAAGATGTTGAGCGGCATCTGCCCGCGGGGCAGCAGCAGCGCTCCCGGCAGCGGAAACACCGGAATGATCTCCGGCAGGTCGGCGGGGCCGCGATATTCGATATTGATCGGCATCTGCCCGGTCCCCCTGGCGTTGCCAGCACGCCTTTACGAAAACAGGATCGTCGACAAGCGCTTGCGTCCCTCGACGGTTGCATCATCCGTGCCGCCCCAGGCCTCGAAGAACTGGACCAGCTGCTTGCGGGCGCCGTCGTCGTTCCATTTGCGGTCGCGCTTGACGATCTCGAGCAGCTGTTCGGTGGCGGCGGCGCGGTTG
It encodes:
- a CDS encoding LON peptidase substrate-binding domain-containing protein, translating into MPINIEYRGPADLPEIIPVFPLPGALLLPRGQMPLNIFEPRYLSMVDDSLRDGHRLIGMIQPDVAHSPKNSDKPALFRVGCVGRITQLAESGDGRYILELTGVSRFKVVEELEVLTAYRQCKVDFFTFVDDFTARMGEDEVDREALLVVLADFLKANNLKVDWEGVESAPNEALVNALAMMSPYGPAEKQAMLEAPDLKTRAEILIAVTEMDLAKKRTSGDPPLQ